The Vibrio toranzoniae sequence AGTTTCGAGATCGGCATACGCTGTCATGGCTAATGTTCTTGGAATGGGCGTTGCCGTCATCACTAATTGGTGAGGGTAGTAGCCTTGCTTAGCGCCTTTCTCACGCAGCTCTAATCGCTGGTGGACACCAAATCGGTGCTGTTCATCAATGATCACCAAGCCAAGGTTTTTGAACTCGACATGCTCTTGGAATAGCGCATGAGTACCGACTACCATTTGTGCTTCGCCACTGGCAATACGCGCCAGCTCGGTTTCACGAGCCTTACCTTTGAGTTTGCCAGCCAGCCAGCCGATTTGAATGCCCATCGCTTCAAACCAGTTGGCGAAGTTGATCGCATGCTGCTCGGCTAACAGTTCAGTGGGGGCCATCAGCGCCACTTGTTGGTCATGTTCTAATGCTCGAACGGCTGCCAGTGCAGCGACTAAGGTTTTACCTGAGCCTACATCACCCTGCACTAAACGCATCATTGGGTGCGGCTTTTCAAGGTCAGCTTCGATCTCTTTGGTTACTCGTGCTTGAGCATTAGTTGGCGAAAACGGCAACTGAGCCAGTAGCTTATCTTTAAGCGTATTCACTTGAGGAAAAGGTATCGCTTTGTCTTGCTGCCCTTTGCTACGAACCGACAACATCGACAGGTTTTGAGCCAGTAACTCTTCCATAATCAGGCGCAGCTGCGCAGGGTGTTTACCTTCATCAAACAGCTCTAGGTCGATGCCCGGAGGTGGTCTGTGAATGGTGTGCAGTGCTTGGGCGAGGGTAATTTGGTGATCGTATAAACCTGAAGGCAAAAGTTCATTCACGGCGGCCTTGTCGATCAGCTCTAACGCTTGGTCAGTCAGGTTGCGCAGTGTGACTTGTCTCAGCCCTTCGGTGGTTGGGTATACCGGAGTTAAGTTAGCTTCAACGTCAGGTTGCTGCCTTGGGGCAAAGAATTTGTAATCCGGGTGGACGATCTCCAGTCCCATATTGCCGCGCTTGATCTCGCCATAGGCATGCACTTGTTTGCCTTCGGCAAAGTTGTTCTTCATACTGGCGGTAAAGTTGAAAAAACGCAGAGTAATGGTGCCGTTACCATCACTGATTTTTACCGCTAACATCTTACGTTTACCAAAAATGGTATCGACGTGCATCACCTTACCTTGCACTGCCGCCCAAAGGCCCGCGTGCAGTTTTACGATGGGATAGATACGTGTTCTATCTTCATAGCGCAAAGGCAGGTGAAATAGCAGGTCTTGTACGTTGTTAAGCCCAACCTTTTCCAGTTTCTCTGCGACTTTAGCGCCGACTCCAGATAAAGAGTTGAGAGGGATAGCAGATAAAAGCTGTGACATAACAAGGCTCATATACGTAAGAGAGATGATCTATTCAAGCATTTTACTGGATTTTTGTACAGGATAAAGCTTAGAAGCAGATGAGGGATGAGAGTGAACGAGATTCGAAAAGATTAAGAGCAGATACGGGATGCGGGTAAACGAGATGCGAAAAGATTAGAGCATGTTCGGGATTAGAGTAAATGAGTACAAAAGAACAGGGCGGCACAAAAAATTAAAGCAGACTCGAAATACGAAAGGTTGAGTGGTGAAAAGCTTTTGCTCTTCGCATCTCGAGACTCGTATCTCTCATCTGCTTTATCTATCTGCTCTTGGATCAGTTCTTGCGACGTCTTACCTTCAGCGCGTGTGGCATCACACGTAGCTTCTTCATAATACTTGCCAGATGAACACGATCTTTCGTGGTCAGCAAGATTGTCACAGTGTACAAGCGTCCATCACGTTCTTCCGTTGAAATCGCGTGAATGTTAGATCCTGTTTTTGAGACAACATTCGTTAACTCAGCCAGCGCACCTTGGTGGTTTTGTAGATCAACTTTAAGTTCAGCGATGAACTCTTGATCATAACCATCAGACCATTCAACCGCCATGTATTTATCTGGTTCTTTCTGGTAACCACGAACGTTTGGACACGTTTCACGATGGACCACAAGACCACGACCTGGAGAGACATGGGCGATGATGTGATCATCTGGAATTGGGTGACAACATTTAGCGAATGTCAGCAGTAGACCTTCAGCACCACGGATAGGCAATTTCTTCCTAGGTGTGCCGCTGCTGTTTTCCATTTCAGTCAGTTCGTCCGCATCACCGAGTAGACGGCGAGCAATCACGATACTCATCAACTCACCGAGACCAATTGATGTCAGTAAGTCTTCAATGTTGGTCAGGCGAAGATCAGACAATACATGGTCAATATTCTCTTGGCCGATATCGGCAATAGAACGCTCGCCAAGGGCGTGATTAAGTAAACGACGACCTAGCGTAATCGACTCTTCGCGGCGCATTGTTTTTAGAACCTGACGGATCTTAGTACGCGCACGAGAAGTCACCACGTAGTTGAGCCATGCTGCATTTGGACGAGCGCCCGGAGCACTGATGATCTCAATCGTTTGACCATTCTTCAGCGACTTGCTGAGTGGGTAAGGGTTCATGTCTACACGAGCCCCCACGCACATGTTGCCGACATCGGTATGGACCGCGTAAGCAAAATCGACCGCGGTTGCACCTGCAGGAAGTTCAACAATGCGACCCTTCGGCGTGAACACGAAGATCTCATCTGGGAACAGATCAGATTTAACGTTTTCAATAAATTCGAATGAGTTACCTGCGCTTTGTTGAAGCTCAAGTAAGCTCTGCATCCAACGTTGTGCTTTAACCTGTGCGGTTGTCCCGTTGCTGCTGCGCGAGCCATTACCTTTGTAAGACCAATGTGCAGCGACACCTTTGTCTGCCATTTGATCCATATCTTCAGTACGGATTTGAACCTCAACGGGCACCCCATGAGGGCCGATCATTGATGTATGCAGAGATTGGTAGCCGTTGGCTTTTGGTACCGCAATGTAATCTTTCATGCGGCCAGGGCGTGGTTTGTATAGGCTGTGAGCCTGACCAAGTGCGCGATAACAAGTATCTGGGGTATCCACAACGACACGAAAAGCGTAAATGTCCATAATGGTGTGGAAGCGCTGTTCTTTGGTTTTCATTTTGTTGTAGATAGAGAACAGGTTTTTTTCGCGACCAAGCACACGCGCTGGCAAACCGACTTCTTCAAGACGGCCTTCAATTTCGTTATGGATACGTTGGATCATTTCCTTACGGTTACCACGTGCAGCTTTCACTACGTTTTTAAGTACACGATAACGGTTAGGGTAGAGGGCTTCGAAGCCCAACTCTTCCAGTTCGGTCTTGATGTTATGAATACCAAGACGATGAGCTAGCGGAGAATAGATTTCTAGGGTTTCACGGGCAATACGACGCTTTTTGTCAGGACGAAGAGCCCCAAGCGTGCGCATGTTGTGCGTGCGGTCAGCTAATTTGATCAAGATAACGCGGATGTCTTGCACCATAGCGAGAACCATCTTGCGAAAGTTCTCAGCTTGCGCTTCTTTGCGATCACGAAATTTAAGCTTATCCAGCTTAGATACACCATCAACCAGTTCAGCAACGGTAGTGCCGAATTGAGCTTCTAGCTCCTCTTTTGTAACTTCAGTATCTTCAATTACATCATGGAGTAGGGCGGCTTGCAGAGTTTCGATATCCAGACGCATTTCTGCCAGAATTCTTGAAACCGCTACAGGGTGGATAATGTATGGTTCACCCGTTGAACGGGTTTGCCCTTCATGGGCGTTTCTCGCTACCACATAAGATTGACGCAGAGCCTCAACTTGAGGCTCTGTTAGGTATTCTTGGGCAACGTCTTTGAGGCTATCGAATAGATACAAATTAAAGGCCCGGAAGGTTAATTAGTTCGAATGACGCTTTTAGCGGCTGTGAGCTAACGAGTGTGAGTGATGCTGCTTACTGCTGCAAGTTCAGCCGCTTCTTGCTCTTGTTGCTCTTGACGCTCACGAGCATCTAGTACGTCTTTAGTGATAAGGCTTTCTTCGATTTCGCGAAGGGCGATAACCGTTGGCTTATCGTTTTCTTCAGGCACTAGTGAATCTTTACCGCCAGTTTGCATTTGACGTGCGCGGCGAGCCGCAATAAGAACTAGGTCGAAACGGTTGCCAACTTTTTCAACAGCGTCTTGAACAGTTACGCGTGCCATGAGGACTCCAAATAGTAATTAACTAATAAATTTTTAATGACGAGAAAGTATACAAGTTTAACTAGATACTTACTAGCTTACCGTATACTTATCTCAGTGGAAAATCCAGTTAGAGATTATTCCGCCAGTAGTGCTGTAAGCATGCCGCTGTATTTTGCTGCTTGCT is a genomic window containing:
- the recG gene encoding ATP-dependent DNA helicase RecG, encoding MSQLLSAIPLNSLSGVGAKVAEKLEKVGLNNVQDLLFHLPLRYEDRTRIYPIVKLHAGLWAAVQGKVMHVDTIFGKRKMLAVKISDGNGTITLRFFNFTASMKNNFAEGKQVHAYGEIKRGNMGLEIVHPDYKFFAPRQQPDVEANLTPVYPTTEGLRQVTLRNLTDQALELIDKAAVNELLPSGLYDHQITLAQALHTIHRPPPGIDLELFDEGKHPAQLRLIMEELLAQNLSMLSVRSKGQQDKAIPFPQVNTLKDKLLAQLPFSPTNAQARVTKEIEADLEKPHPMMRLVQGDVGSGKTLVAALAAVRALEHDQQVALMAPTELLAEQHAINFANWFEAMGIQIGWLAGKLKGKARETELARIASGEAQMVVGTHALFQEHVEFKNLGLVIIDEQHRFGVHQRLELREKGAKQGYYPHQLVMTATPIPRTLAMTAYADLETSIIDELPPGRTPIQTVAIPDTKRDDIVERVRNACLNEGKQAYWVCTLIDESEVLEAQAAADTAEELQRKLPDVKIGLVHGRMKPAEKQAVMQEFKENKLHLLVATTVIEVGVDVPNSSLMIIENPERLGLAQLHQLRGRVGRGSVASHCVLLYHSPLSKTAQKRLGVLRESNDGFVIAQRDLEIRGPGELLGTKQTGLADFKIADLVRDQRLIPEVQRIARHIHDSYPENAKAIINRWLGERDVYSKA
- the spoT gene encoding bifunctional GTP diphosphokinase/guanosine-3',5'-bis pyrophosphate 3'-pyrophosphohydrolase yields the protein MYLFDSLKDVAQEYLTEPQVEALRQSYVVARNAHEGQTRSTGEPYIIHPVAVSRILAEMRLDIETLQAALLHDVIEDTEVTKEELEAQFGTTVAELVDGVSKLDKLKFRDRKEAQAENFRKMVLAMVQDIRVILIKLADRTHNMRTLGALRPDKKRRIARETLEIYSPLAHRLGIHNIKTELEELGFEALYPNRYRVLKNVVKAARGNRKEMIQRIHNEIEGRLEEVGLPARVLGREKNLFSIYNKMKTKEQRFHTIMDIYAFRVVVDTPDTCYRALGQAHSLYKPRPGRMKDYIAVPKANGYQSLHTSMIGPHGVPVEVQIRTEDMDQMADKGVAAHWSYKGNGSRSSNGTTAQVKAQRWMQSLLELQQSAGNSFEFIENVKSDLFPDEIFVFTPKGRIVELPAGATAVDFAYAVHTDVGNMCVGARVDMNPYPLSKSLKNGQTIEIISAPGARPNAAWLNYVVTSRARTKIRQVLKTMRREESITLGRRLLNHALGERSIADIGQENIDHVLSDLRLTNIEDLLTSIGLGELMSIVIARRLLGDADELTEMENSSGTPRKKLPIRGAEGLLLTFAKCCHPIPDDHIIAHVSPGRGLVVHRETCPNVRGYQKEPDKYMAVEWSDGYDQEFIAELKVDLQNHQGALAELTNVVSKTGSNIHAISTEERDGRLYTVTILLTTKDRVHLASIMKKLRVMPHALKVRRRKN
- the rpoZ gene encoding DNA-directed RNA polymerase subunit omega; translation: MARVTVQDAVEKVGNRFDLVLIAARRARQMQTGGKDSLVPEENDKPTVIALREIEESLITKDVLDARERQEQQEQEAAELAAVSSITHTR